The Coccidioides posadasii str. Silveira chromosome 3, complete sequence genome contains a region encoding:
- a CDS encoding uncharacterized protein (EggNog:ENOG410PGWR~COG:U~BUSCO:13792at33183): MGMTFSKLFDSIWRKKEMRILMVGLDAAGKTTILYKLKLGEIVTTIPTIGFNVETVEYKNIQFTVWDVGGQDKIRPLWRHYFQNTQGIIFVVDSNDRDRVVEAREELQRMLNEDELRDALLLVFANKQDLPNAMSPAEITQQLGLQSLTRRAWYIQSTCATTGDGLYEGLEWLANALKKSGHD, translated from the exons TCAAAGCTGTTTGACAGCATATGGCGGAAGAAGGAGATGAGAATTTTGATGGTCGGTCTTGATGCCGCCGGAAAAACCACCATCTTGTATAAACTGAAACTCGGTGAAATCGTCACGACTATTCCCACAATTG GCTTCAACGTCGAAACCGTCGAATATAAGAACATTCAATTCACCGTGTGGGACGTTGGTGGTCAAGACAAGATCAGACCCCTTTGGAGACACTATTTCCAGAACACACAGGGCATCATTTTCGTCGTTGACAGCAACGATCGTGACCGTGTTGTCGAGGCTAGAGAAGAACTCCAGCGCATGCTTAATGAAGATGAACTCCGCGATGCCCTCCTCCTTGTCTTTGCCAACAAGCAAGATCTTCCT AATGCGATGAGCCCCGCCGAGATCACCCAGCAGCTTGGCCTCCAAAGCTTGACACGACGTGCCTGG TACATCCAATCCACCTGCGCTACAACCGGTGATGGTCTTTATGAGGGTCTCGAATGGTTGGCCAACGCCTTGAAGAAGTCCGGACATGACTAA